The Indicator indicator isolate 239-I01 chromosome 32, UM_Iind_1.1, whole genome shotgun sequence genome segment ACAGGgatttctcctttccagacttgTAGACTGCAGTCACTGTCACTAGGTAGGTTGTGTTGGGTGTCAGCTTGTCCACCACAGTGCTGTTGTGCTTCCCAtccacctccagcagcttcacTGAGTTCCCAGGGAGAGGGCCATACAGGATCTGATAGCTGATCACactgtccagtgctggagcccaaCTGACGTGGAAGCTGTGTGGTCCAGACTCTGAGATGAGAACCTGAGCTGGGCTTATTTCCtctgaaagcaaagccaaagctGTGAGGAGGATGTCACTCAAGGCATaagaaggctgtcagaggagtgtaACTGACCTGCTTCCAGGAGGTGGAAGAAAATTCACCCAGCAAGTGGGTGTTGATAGTCACCCAGagccagcacaaacccagctcAGCCCTAAGGAAATGGTTTCTCtacctctgcagcacagagtgGGCAAAACTGCTCAGCCAAAACCATTCCTGCATGCAGTTGGTTAAGACTGGATGCAAGTTCACCTTGCCTTTGTCACCTGCCCATCTCCTCAGTGTGCCCTTTCTTTGCACCTTGCTATCCAGCATAAATCTGAGTTATTCTGGCCCaagggagcagcctggctggctcccagtgctgcccttctccttccctcttacCTGGGGTTCCCACCATGGATACACCTGCCTGGAGAAGCTCCAGGAGCATTCCTctcccctgcctgcacccccaGGGAGCAAACAGGGATCTCCttgtccccacagcagctgctccagctatTAAGGGCAAAATTCCTCTTTGGCAGTGGCAATCCACACAAGGCAGCCCTGGGACAGCAGCAAGAGTGTGCAGCAGCCCCTGCTTTATCCCCTGGGGGCTCTACACCTCAGCCCTCTTAGATACTTGCAAGTTACAGCTCCTGCCTTCTTCTCCCAGGCTTCTGCTTTCCCCCCAGCTTCATATAAGGCTGGAAGAACATCTTATGACCATCAGACTGCATCCCTTgttctgggcagcccagaacctCTAAGGAAAGTGCTGCCAGCTGAGTGCCAGCATAAAGCAGCTGATTGTGTTGTGTCCTGACCACAAGCATTTGCCTCCTCCCTTCAGCCCATGAGCCTGGGAGGGGATGCAGGCCAAGGGCTGTCCTGTTTGCTTGAGACATGTGAGGCTCAGTAGAGTGCAGGCTTCACCTTGGCCATGCCTGTGCACATTTTACCTGCCAGTGTAGTCACCCTGGTTGTCTGAGGAGGGAAGTAATGGACGTTGGATTCTGGGATGAGAGCCACCTCGTAAGTAGTTTCTGGTGCAAGGTTGCTTAGCAGGAGGGTTGTATGAGCCCCAGACACTTGCTCTGTCCTCTTCTTGCCCAGATCATCTCTTGGGGCATACTCCAGGGTGTAGTAGTCAGTTTCCTGGGAGAGAAGCTTTGGCCACAccagctggaagctgctggaggtgacATCTACTGCGTGGAGCTGGTTTGCTTGGATGACATCTGggagagaaacagcagcaagaaatCAGCACTGACATTATCACACAGaacatggcagctggggacCATGCAGCAGCGGTGGAGCTTGCTGCATTCATCCCAGCTGAAGCCACTCCCTGCAGTGCTTCACAGAGCTCCATTGTTTCGTGACATTCAACAGTCAGAGCCACGCTTGTGctgtcttccctctctctccccctacACATAGACTTCTCTTCAAGCCTTGTGCTACCTTTGAGTTCTAAACCCCAAATGTCAGACACAAATACCTCTTCTgacactctgcagctcccccagcttcctctgctACTTGACCTTTCTGATATGTGTGGGCTCCTGAGCCCAGCTTGGGCACAATTCCACTGTTCTCTGGTGCTCCTGAGCCCAGCTTGGGCACAATTCCACTGTTCTCTGGTGCTCCTGAGCCCAGCTTGGGCACAACTCCACTGTTCTCTGGTGCTCCTGAGCCCAGCTTGGGCACAACTCCACTGTTCTCTGGTGCTCCTGAGCCCAGCTTGGGCACAATTCCACTGTTCTCTGGTCCTCCTGAGCCCAGCTTGGGCACAACTCCACTGTTCTCTGGTGCTCCTGAGCCCAGCTTGGGCACAATTCCACTGTTCTCTGGTGCTCCTGAGCCCAGCTTGGGCACAATTCCACTGTTCTCTGATGGTCCTGAGCCCAGCTTGGGCGCAATTCCACTGTTCTCTGGTGCTCCTGAGCCCAGCTTGGGCACAATTCCACTGTTCTCTGGTGCTCCTGAGCCCAGCTTGGGCACAATTCCACTGTTCTCTTGTCTTccagaggggcagaattacaCAAGACTTTTTCTAGCTCCAGGGAAGTGGCATTCAAGGACACAAAgatgctttttctctctttttttcccccttttttctttttaaaaaaagacttttaaaatcacTCTGAACCCTAAGTGCTTTTTCTCTGTGCAGTGCCACTCCTGAATCCTTATGTTTGTACCCTCCAGCTCAAGCTTAAATACTTCAGAATACTGAAGTactccagtacttgaaggggggctacaagaaagctggggagggactttttacaagggcttgcagtgacaggatgagagggaatggctttgagctggaaaagagcagatttaaactggaaattaggaaaaaattctttagagtgaggctggtgagaccctggaacaggttgcccagggaggctgtggatgccccctccctggaggtgtccaaggccaggctggatgaagtctGGGCttgtgggagctgtccctgcccatggcagggaggggttggagaTAGGTGAtctcgaaggtcccttccaacccaacccgttctatgattctcctgcAGGTAGCTCTGACTGGCTGCCCATTGCAGAGgtgacaggaggcacagaggtcTGCGGGAGACCAGAAGCCATCCTCGCATCCTCTCCCGCTTGTCCCTTAATCGGGGGGGGGATCAGCTCTCCTCCTCCGAGCCACTCCGAGTCCCTGCCAATTTCCCTGCACCAAATAAAGCTGCCTCAGTTTTTCCTCTGAGCTGTTCCTTGGCtctccaggcaggcagcaacatttcctttctccgtgccctgcctgctcccatccccacactgccagccagcagcactccacCCGCTCCGAGcttggaggaggcagagggtggGAGGCAGCACCACGGGACCTGGGGCACTGCACCcttctgtgagcctcacagctACCAGCGGCCAAAGCCACAAAGGAGCAGGGAACAGAGGAACAGCCTCGGCACCAAAAGTCCTGCCAAAAGCTTGGGGGAGGAAAATTAGCGAGCTTGGAGGCAGGGTCTGGGGACACGGGGAATGAAGCAGGCAGATGAAAGCGTCAGGGATGTGTTGCAGGAAGCTcacagcaagcagctctgcCCCTTGTTGCCAGAGCACAGGTCCTTGGGGGAGAAAAGAGGGCAACAAGCCCCAGGCAAGAGATGCCCGTGGTATGCTTCACAGCACCTCCTTGGGCTGGAGGGAAGCAGCAAGTTAATTTCTTGTCTTCGGTCCAGGCAGCACTCAGAGACAGCTTGTGACACACTTGCCTTCCACCTCCTGCCCCTTGGTGCCTTGAAACACCATTTTGTGGCCACAGGTTTGCTGGCATCCCCTAAAATCCGGTGAGGTCAGGATCAGGCTGACAGGAATGCTGCTGATTTGGTGATGTGGGTAAGAAATGCAGCAGCTGAACCTGTTCTAGCCCTGGGTACAGCATTCCCTCCCTGCAGAAGCTTCAGCTGGGACCTGGGACAAATCATTTCTGTTCTTGGCTGTTTCCCTGCTTTGATATGGATGGGGTTCTGGCTCTGGGCTTCCTCATTGCCAGAGTGGACATTCAAGATCTGAGATCACTCCCTCTGGTCACTTGCTTTCCGTGTGACCAACAGAGAACACTAAGCTCAAAGCCTTCACTGCAGCAGGAGTTATCCAGGACCTTGTTTCAGATCAGCACTGTGCTGCCCTGAATATTCATGGGATGTGGCTGATGTTTTGGGATTGCTGGGCAGGTGGGGTCCTGCAGAACTTGGCCCAGAAGTCGATGCCAAAGGATGAAACAAGTCAGCAGCTGCCAGTTCTGCAGGCTGAGTGGAGAGCAAGTGGGTGCTAGCACAGAACCTGATGTCACCTCAAAGGAATGCCTTAGTTTCACAAAATCTGaaggtccttctccagaagGAGGGCACCAAGTGCAATGGAAGAAGcctgagctggagctgccttTCCTTCACAGGGGGCAGGCAGAAGTGTTTGTCAGGAgccagctgtggccatggccaggctggctgagaactgcagcctgctgcattCTGCAGCCTTGTTGTGGCAGGACCATgtggcaagggagaagagaacacagAGCCAGCCACAGTCCCTGTCTTGcaccctgctgcacagcagcattaCTGAAACTATTCCAGGTCCCCCATGTCCAAGCAGCAGCTcaatcttctctgctctgtggcaCAGACAGGTGTTTCaaaagggaaactgaggcagagacATCTCATCCCTTgccctcagcagagcctggagcagggaagaaatACAGTTTGGGAGAGAAAAGTACCTCTTGTCTCCTTGTCCAAGTAGTGACTGCCTTGCTGTCTAGGATTGAAACCCCTTGCTCAGCCCTGAGGATTCATTCTGTTATGTGACTGCTCAAATCTCTGACCCAGTTTCTGAAGGCGATGAAAATGCAGCCCCTACAGAAAGGGGGCAGAGAATGAACTGCTGAACCACTTGGAATGAAACCCCTGGGGGCTGTGTGGTGTCTGGTACAGCAGAAGCACTGCTGGTACTGCCCCATACTCACACAGGAGAGAGGTGGATgattgatggtcttaaaggtctcctccaaccacaATGATTCAATGACTGGAGGGGAACACAGTCCCTGCCTGTGATCTGTGACATGAGCATGGCTGGAAAGGGAAAGACATTGccacacagagaggatcctgtggaAAGGGTTACTTGGACACTCCAGAGCCAGCCCAAAGCAGCTCACATAGCAGAAGCCAAATGAGGAATTAAAACAGAGAGCCTCCAGCAAACCAGTGGAAAGTCTGCAAAGTCCTAGGAGCTCACTCAGCTTTCCAAACAAATCCAGAAGCACCTGGGAGGCTGAGGCAAAGCCTCTGCTTTGCAGTCATGGGCACTCCCACTGTGATGGCATTCAAGAGCTGCAAaaagaattatggaatcctttTGGCTGGAAAGACCTTCGAGGTCACCAAGCCCAATATTAACCCAGAGCTGCCAAGTCACGACTAAaccacctcccccagcaccacatctccacagcttttaaatccctccagggatggggactccaccactgccctgggcagcttgttccagggttTTATAAcccttttgggggaaaaaaaatttcctgatgtccaacccaactctcccctggtgcagcttgaagctgttttctctcatcctgttgcttgttacttgtAAGAACAGCCTGGCCTCCACCTCTCTGCACGCAGATCAGCATGAGGTATTCCTCTTGGCTTCCAAATGCCTGTCTTCTGGCCATGATTAGGGCTTTGGGTCTCCTCAGACTCTTTTCTGGATGCTTGAAAGAACAGGACTGCTGAAAAATGAAGTCTGCTGCCTgttcctgctccctgcacagcaACCGCCACAACCATGCTAGCAACAGAGGTAGGGGTTGGCTTCTGAGCCTCACGAGTCAGGGCTGGGATTTCCTTCCAAGGGCTCTGCTAGCCAAGCCAGACCATGGATCTGGAGGATGTGGAACACGTTACAACAAGGCATTTATGGAACAAAAACATTCCTCTCCTGCAGTCTGAGTGCTGATAACAAGAACCATCCTCAACTGCTCTTTGTAAGAGAAGGACAATCCTCAGCCACTTGTAGGTAGGAGCTCCACAGCTTagcctgtgccagcccctgTGCCTGCCATGATGTCAGACCTACTCTGACAAGAATCTGAGGGTGCTGACAGGACCAAATCCTCCCCAGGCATGCACAGCCCATTTTGTCTAAGCAAGGTGTTCATCTCATTTGTGTcctccacctccagcagctggcacGAGCCAGACAGCAtctgagagaggaaaacaatCACCCTGCTAATGTGCTGAGAACCTCCTTCCTTAGCAGCTGAACAACTCATGGCAAGCACAAGGTCTGCAGAAGGGAATTTGTCCTGCTCACTCGTGGGACTTTCCAAAGGGAATATTTGTCCTAAAAGCCTTAGTTTACACTTGGAGCTACAGCACTGTGGACAAAGCACCTCAGTTTGCAAGGCCAGGAGCTGGGACTTTCCAAGGGGAATAGAAATATTTGTCCAAGACCTCCTAAAAGCCATGGCCTAGGAGCTACAGCACTGTGGACAAGGCACCTCAGGAGGTGCTTTGGCTTAAGGAGAGTCTTACCTCACCTaccctgcagagccaggcaTGGTCATGTCCCAACCTCCCAGAGACCCCAGCCTGACTTCCCCCTACCTAGGATAGCATCTCGAAGCTCCTTGGTGATGATGGGCAGGTCATCCACATCCACAAAGTGCAGGTGCTTCTCAggaggctggctggcagcagcagagagctccaGGTAGCTCCCCCGCCCCGTGCTGACGATGAAGACCGTCACCCCCatgtccttcagctgctgcatggGCTCAGAGATGTCATCAGTGGAGAAGCCATCTGTCACCCAAACCAGCACCTTGGGCACGTCTGCCCTGGCACCAGCTGCATCGCTGAAGAGCTTCTCCTTGGCATAGGAGAGAGCTTTGCCTGTGTTGGTGTCTCCCATGAGCTGCTGAGTGTCCCGGATGGCTTGGTGCAGAGCCTCAGCAGACTGGTACCGGTCAAAAGGGAACTCCGTGGTGGGTGTGGTGCTGATGTGGATGATGCTGGTCTGCACGTCTTTGGGGCCAAAGGTGAAAGGTTGCAGAAGGTCCCACATGAATTCCTTGACCCTGGAGAACTCATAGTAGGAGACGCTGCCAGAGCTGTCCAGTAAGAAGAGGAGGTCCCCTTCGGAGTTGGGGATGGATGGCTGAGGACCTagcaggggaagagagagggggagatgAGTTAGTGGAATGATGTGAGCCCAGGCCTGCAGAGGGGTCTGCTAGGAGAGCTTGGCTAtctgctgcccagcctcacaGCACAGTGAGAAGTTCGCTGGGTGAACACCTCAGGATTTGCTCCTTTGCTGGGTGGACACCTCAGGATTTGCTCCTTTGCTGGGTGGACACCTCAGGGTTTGCTCCTTTGCTGGGTGGACACCTCAGGATTTGCTCCTTTGCTGGGTGGACACCTCAGGGTTTGCTCCTTTGCTGGGTGAACACCTCAGGATTTGCTCCTTTGCTGGGTGGACACCTCAGGGTTTGCTCCTTTGCTGGGTGAACAACTTAGGGTTTGCTCCTTTGCTGGGTGGACACCTCAGGGTTTGCTCCTTTGCTGGGTGGACACCTCAGGATTTGCTCCTTTGCTGGGTGAACACCTCAGGGTTTGCTCCTTTGCTGGGTGGACACCTCAGGATTTGCTCCTTTGCTGGGTGAACACCTCAGGGTTTGCTCCTTTGCTGGGTGGACACCTCAGGATTTGCTCCTTTGCTGGGTGGACACCTCAGGGTTTGCTCCTTTGCTGGGTGAACACCTCAGGATTTGCTCCTTTGCTGGGTGGACACCTCAGGGTTTGCTCCTTTGCTGGGTGAACACCTCAGGATTTGCTCCTTTGCTGGGTGGACACCTCAGGATTTGCTCCTTTGCTGGGTGGACACCTCAGGATTTGCTCCTTTGCTGGGTGGACACCTCAGGATTTGCTCCTTTGCTGGGTGGACACCTCAGGGTTTGCTCCTTTGCTGGGTGAACACCTCAGGGTTTGCTCCTTTTTAATTTGTGTGATGATTTGCATCTAGTGTGAGGGCTCCTGGCCTTTATTCTTAGTGCTGCTGTCGAACACCCAGGAGTTTCTCACCACATCTTCCTAGTGCTGAGACTCATCTGTTTGATCAACAGCAGGTCTTTTTTAACACCTTGAGATGCTAATGGAACCATCAGATAGGTTATTGATCCCTCACAGCTAAACTGAAAGGCCAAGGCAGTGAAAAGAGGCAGGAGCTCAAGCACTGAAATCAAGGGAGAGCTGAAAGTCCTGGATCCCTGctgcagaaaaaagaaatgcctTGGAGCCACATCAGCTCTCACTGACACCTCTTGTTACACAAcaccaggctgagctgggaaCATTCCTCACCAGCCTgagccagcagatccctgtgcccgttccagcccctgccatcccgagctgctgctccaggctgagatGCAGCAGTCCCAGAGGAGGAAGCAAAGTGCTCATTGCAAGACCAAGAGCAACTTGCCAAGCTCAGGAGCAGCTTTTGAGCCCCAAATGACTTGCAGCTTTATCCCCATCTCATGCCAGTAGCAGTGTCTGGAAGGAAAACGAGCTGGATTTGGGAAAGAATGAAATGATAAAGAGATTTGATGAGGAAAACTGCTGGATCTGCTCTCCCAGGAGGGGTGGCTGACTCTCAAACCTGGCTGCCTCTTGGTCCAAGGGCTGCAGTCCACACAAGACTAGCAGAAAGCTCCCTGATGTCTACCACTGTTGGCAGGAAGGTCTGGAGTGGAGGCACTCCTCCCTAGATCACttcttcaaagccaggctgattTGATGCTTTCTTGCTCAATACATCCTGACCTCCTCTCCCAGATAGTCTTAGCAGCTGCACCTCAAAGGGGCTCTGGAACAAGGTGTCTGGGAGAGAGCTGCACAGCCTCA includes the following:
- the VWA1 gene encoding von Willebrand factor A domain-containing protein 1; the protein is MSSAESPAFGFKVVCPGPGFAMLAKTVLSLGLWLQFAAGQSTPERGPQPSIPNSEGDLLFLLDSSGSVSYYEFSRVKEFMWDLLQPFTFGPKDVQTSIIHISTTPTTEFPFDRYQSAEALHQAIRDTQQLMGDTNTGKALSYAKEKLFSDAAGARADVPKVLVWVTDGFSTDDISEPMQQLKDMGVTVFIVSTGRGSYLELSAAASQPPEKHLHFVDVDDLPIITKELRDAILDVIQANQLHAVDVTSSSFQLVWPKLLSQETDYYTLEYAPRDDLGKKRTEQVSGAHTTLLLSNLAPETTYEVALIPESNVHYFPPQTTRVTTLAEEISPAQVLISESGPHSFHVSWAPALDSVISYQILYGPLPGNSVKLLEVDGKHNSTVVDKLTPNTTYLVTVTAVYKSGKEKSLSAKACTQEEGSKVRHLRFEDMGPTTLKASWDSADGKVLGYRVRCRRQAGPSSVLSVSPQVHSVLLTDLASGTTNKVCVKPIYKNQPGRRLCRMVHMQPATEAQGYKHRPRA